From the Lycorma delicatula isolate Av1 chromosome 4, ASM4794821v1, whole genome shotgun sequence genome, the window ccttttattaatCTCTGAAAATCTCAATAATTTGGATGACAGTGCTGTCTGATCTTTACTTGAATCAGCAAAACAGAAGCAGCAAAAGGAGTTACTTGACACCATAATACAGTTTACTTTTAGCTTCATTAAAGATTTTCTTGCAGCATTTTACTTTTCAGGTTACCACACACAAATCTGCATATAGTAATTCAGATCAGTTATCGAGTGAAAATCAGTCTGATACGTGTAAAGAAGATAAACAGTGGCTGGAAAACCTGAAAAATTTTCGACGATATAACTGGTTTGATTGCCATGCTGAGATGAGATCTTTACTTGGTTCAACTGAACGACTTCAAAAAGTGAATggtaatttttataagctttctATTCGCAGAGCATCTGGTATTTGtgcattttcagtatttttgattgttttaaaatttattaaagccaTGGGacttgtataataaattgtacatgCAGAGTtaattgaattctttgtttttaccaGAACATATCATAGATCATTATATGTGTATTATGGGTCAcctgtttgcaaaagttttcttaatttatatagaCTATGAAATGGTTATGCGGCTCATGAAAAGTTTggtctttttcataaattactctTGGAGTGATGACACAAAAGTTGCTGTATTTTCATTAGTTAGATCTTAGAGTGAATCATGTTGGAgaccatacatatatatatatatatatatgtgtgatcTCCATATTATGTTGAATgtatattcaacatatatatatggTCTCCATTCAACATGATTCACTCTAAGATCTAACTAATGAAAATACAGCAACTTTTGTGTCATCACTCCAagagtaatttatgaaaaagaccaaactatatgtatatatatatatatatatatataattattgatatatatatatatcaataattgtgttgatattttaaaaaatcttgagtagacttctgaaatttatttcctttatgtcAGTTGTTAATTATGataagaaatctttatttttatcaatggaAGTAGTTTTTCAGAAGTCAGATGTAAGCTCATCTGATTGTTACATCATCAATATAGCTCCTCTGTATCCTAATTATGTTTAGTTAATATTGAGGAGGtgcagtgattttatttttctgttctttgttttcttttttagatttctaatttttttttttcagttttgctcTTGATTGTACATGcggatacataaaaaaaaatacatcatttttttgttttttctgttgaatttaaGCAGTCTATCCAGCTAATACtgcatgttatatttattttagtgatcATCGTTACAGTACAAATCAAATGTAGAGGTATTGTCACTGTACCTTTGCATCATCATGCCATTCACTTGCTTCATGTCCATTTATATTAACCTGATCTTTTGATTTCCTGATAATTCCCATTTTGTTTCTGATTAACTCTTAAGTTTTACCCTTTCCAACACATTTTTTTTGCACTTAGCACTCCTTTGATCAAGCCTTCTTCTCTTTTATGACCTGGCCAGAAGATACAAGTTTAAACATGATGAAATTTCTGCTCTTATTTACTGTCCTCATTTTTTATGTTGTCTGAATAATTTTACCCATTATTTCCAGTAGCTTATCTCATTTCAACAGTCAAATACTTGTAACTGCAAAACATTCATTTATTCCTTTTTCTATGTATCTCTCATCTTTGTAATAGTCTGTTTGCATCCTTTTTACCTGTTCCCTTTCTGAATTCATACTTTTCTATAATCTATGCACATCGGTATAATTTTACAGGCATTACATCGCAATAGGTACAAAagttcattaatttgttgttagCTTGTCAGAAATATAGTGGAgcagcagaaaaaaatataaattatttacacggCTCTTGATTATATTGCATACTTTGTTGATCCAGTTCATTTAGTTGCACACTGTTAAACATTCAAGATATACTCAAGaaatcgaatatatatatatatatatatacactttttactttcttgtaggaagtactgtgatcgcaaaaaatttcagatttcaatgtaaatatccattttttttcgactaattttggcgtgatgtctgtatatatgtgtgtatctcacataactcaaaaacaattagccgtaggatgttgaaattttggatttaggactgtttgtaacatctagttgtgtacctccccttttgattgcaatcgactggaccaaaatccaaaaaaatgtggattttggacattttcttaactgcagtaataagcccttactagagcttttcaacgatatatcataagtggtacttatgatATATAAGTTCAtcggttcctgagttatagccaaataaaattctaattatttcgaccttacaaggagaaggcacatcggttcaaatccgactcatctcttttttttaactttttttttttaatttaaatatattgatttattaataattattaacctcttcattgtaaaaaaattacaataaataataattcaataataaaaatataaaaaaaaaaaatatgaaaaaatatcagaagttattaataaaataacattttatgtacttttcatttaaaaaaaatgtgtatatgttatttaataggcatacaaagaagtcatgtggtgtccacatcagatttttttttacatgttttaggCAAGAATGTACAGCGAACTTTCTCTTTGTCTGATCAATACCATAAACTGGATAATTTCATCAGTGTAAACGAAAGAATGCAAAAATTTCTACAGGCTTCTTATGAAAGAAACAGGAATTTATCTGCATCAACTGAGAATCTTCACTCTATGCATACAAAAAATGATCATTTGTACAGAAAGGATCATCATCCACATAAGTTTACAAGAGGTAGAGGAATTTATAGTGACCTAATTTTAGTTACCCCAGCATTTTCATCTTCATGCGATAAAAAAGATAATCCCATGATACTGGATATATTTCTTCATCtagttaacttttaaatatattatttatatacctttttACCACATCTGCTGTAAAGCAATTCCCTTTACACCGCATTAAAATCTTATTCACACAGCAGTAAATATGATAGTGTCAGTAATTTgtattgtctttttattataagaaaactgAAGAATTTCGGTGGACGTAAAACAATAGAATAGTTctcatgtaaaattaatttacagaaattgTTTAGTGGTCACTTTGTggatttcctttcttttattaccTCTAAACTCTGCTGGAATTTGTTTTCTGCTTCAGAATAGctaatcattgaaaatatttttaaaaattatattaaaactgataaaatcttTCCTGCAGTTGGAGTTTTATCAGTCCATCAAACCAGGAATTTTCTCTTAACGGGTTTGTTCTGTTACTATTTATGGTACAAAACCATAAATAGTTTTGTACCATAGTTTTGTGTTTGGTTTGGCAATTACCAAACCAAACACCTAATTAAGATCAATTTGGTAAGTTAAATATTGCCTGGGAATTGCTGTTTACATCAGCAGATAAAtggctttaaattttaactacatgTTAGTACCTGACTGTTACCGACAGTATCCTGaagattccaaaaaaatttacaataaatgttaataattttaattttgaatgcttgaaatatttttgccaaattgATTTCCAGATGAATACatcacaaaacaaacaaacaagtgTTGAAACAAGCAggtcagaatgtatttttttggttttgaaatatttttcttatagcaCAGATACTGATCTTTTGGGATAGCCACcttaaattacaagtttttaaacaaaatactacaTTTCAACTTGCAACACTATAACTATGAAACTCACTCACTCACAGCAGAGAGAAACAATGACTGTCACAATCTAAAGTCATTAGTTCTACTTTATTGCACTCCATCTACGTAATATACAGATACATATAACTGTATAATACTTTGTATATGATGGCAGATTACACTGCCACCAACTTTGGCCAGGAATTGTTGGACAACCATCCCTTCCTGATCTGGGACTTCAAACTATCTCTGAACAAGCAATCAATTCACCCTCAAAGTTAGCCACCTGTGTGTGGAATAtacattagtttaaaaaactaCTCGATTGACATTTGTAATTTTGTTCGGCTTTCCTTTAAGCAGTTTactttcaactttaataaaaccCGCATATAGTTACCCAAAATTTGATACTGAAAATTTTCCTGGTGGTAAaccataatttgaataatttcttaTCTTATTTAACTGTCCCAGTGTGAGTTCCAAATAGACtgaaacaaaatgaaagaaactattgccgttttcaataatttacaactttaaattattttacactgaaaattaatgaaacagttaaaacaagataattaaaaagtaacagtacAAAAGTGCCAAAAATAATCGCTGTGAATATTAGAAACCACTTGGAATGTAGAGTTACAATAGAGATAAACAGCattattggtaattttaatataatttattgtttgacTAGcgaaaatcattaaacaaaaattaagcttatagattaaagttaaaattcaatACTTGCTTGGTTCAAGCAGAAATAACCAccccataaaattttttttgaataatatacaaTACATAATTGCTTGTGAAAAATGCTATAAAGCTAAAATCAGTTTTACTATTGAAAATACTTATTCTTCAaaggtttaaatatattaaggACCAACTTTGCACATTTTTAAATGCAAACATGTTTTTTAGTAGGAAacaaacaattcttttttctgttaaagggggatactttattaaattacatgtctaattattatttaattagcatAATACAtacaagttatttaattattgcaCTTAAAATGGTTTAGTGATGAATTTGAGTATGTACTTTTTCTGTAATTCTGAATTTTccagtaaatgtttaattttatacttaagttttttattttattttatttggtttctgtttaagttttgtttctatttatagAATTGTAAATTGGCTTTCTGTACTCTTAACATTACTGgtgtatttaatttctgtttatattacGTATTTcaatactgttgttttttttttttttgcgcttagtttaacaaatttggtttttgggtaattttatattatttctttcttttacaagTCGTTTATGGAATTTTCTATACACTtccttactgatttttaaaattgattgatttattaataaactggaaaaaaagttTCTTGCTAATTAATCTGGATAATCATAATATTCCAAAGGCTAATCATAAATTCCAAAAATGTACTTAAAGTATGAGTTCAGTCTTTTAGTAGATTATAATTTGCTTTTATGTATCTGAAGTAGAcagttttgtttatgttaatagaCAATCCAAGGTGGAATAGAGTTCTCTAGTCTAGgtctaaaaaatgtatacaaacttGCCTTATTTAAAAATGGCTGAAAACACCTTAAAATCTGTAATCTTTTATACGATTCAAAAACATATATCCTTTTCCTGAAGGTCCAATACTACTTGCAATGCTTGAATGGATGTATTCTATGGGGTCAAATTGGTAGTCTTTCAGCTACAACTTCATTTTGGAAAACAGAATGAATTCACAAGAAACTGTGTCAAGAGAATACACAAATGTGGGTTTACAGAGAAGTCCTTAAAACAGTGTTTTTAGTTGTCTCTTTTTGTCAATACCAGAAACAACTTATTCTCTGTATGCTCTCAATGTCGGAAATCAATGTGCATACACTTTGTTGCACTTTGGATCTACTGCGTCTTGTTTGGTCTTTACAACTGTAGCCTCTTAAGCCTCTTCCTCTGTGTTGACTTACTACTTTGACTCCAGATCATAACCTTAAACCCAGCTTTCAGCACCCATGATATGATTCTAGAGAAGAAATCTGAATCATCATGGAAGATATGATATGATTGTCATGTATTTGACAGAGTGACAAGAACCAAGAGATGATGTGATTCAAACAAAACTGATTCCAAACGAGTTACACAATCCATAAACTTTTGGCAATTGTACTCAAGGACAAGTtcccaaatattttttacattttctagcATTTTGCTGGTGGTTGGCTGTCTTGAGTGATTGGCATCTTCAGTGATGTTCTACCAATCTTGAAATGCTCATGcagtttggaaatttttattcaacctaaagaatattctttaaaaacctAATGAAGCATTTCAAAAGTCGTAACTAATTTACCAAAACTGCACACAAAATATGAAATGAGTACATTATTAGAATCAGCTTGGGAGTAAAGACCTTCAGTGTTTCATGTGCCATCATAAAAATACAGTCACTAAATGCATGATCGGATATTTTCTGATAATTCATAAATTCCTTTTGATCCGGTAGTTAAAAAATCTTCTTGTCACTTTGACTATAAAATGaggtatttcttaattaaaactatatctGTTTCAGATCTAAGCAGGACAAATGTTACCAATATAGAAAAAACTTCCAACAGACTACAGAGTTCAGGTAGTAACTCCATGGCTCTCAGACATCAAATGGGTGTTTCAAATTGAATGGTTAGAAAGGATTGTAGTGTTCGATTTTCCAAGGAAAATACCAATATTTCTGTGATAATTGCAAAAAGCAAATTACTTGTTGAAAAATAggtttaattttgaaagtttgctagaacttatgtaataaaaatttacaagtgttattttacttaatttttttataaagtgtacatacaataaatttattgtttaaaattagtaacttgttttcatactttttcttatttgttgCTGATTAGTATTAATTGAATTAGTGATGTGTTACTatcttaatataaaacttaaatagttTAGGGAGTACCGCTAAAATGAAAAGTTACACATCATAAGTGGAGGTTTGAAACCTTAAACGTACATTATTAAaacgggtttttatttttaaattgtaaggtGTGATTGAATGGAAAACACTATCCTTTGATAAATTGCTACTGTAAGAATCATCCGAGCTGATTCAAGGTCACCCAGTCTAGCTTATTTCTCATTCTTcttttgaatttcatttctttaaacgtttttatattatttctgcctttttaatcaaacaataaaattaaaaatcccagagatttgttatatttctttacattaaaaaaaaaatgtaattgtgcgAGATTCATAGACGGGAAAGTTTATGGTGAATTTACATATGAATCAACAGTCCAATGGCAGTGCAAACTCAATGCCAAGTTTGCaggttttttaaatgcaatttatcaCAAACATTGTAACAGAAATAGCATAATAATTccttacaaaaagttaaaaaattatgatttcacttttaatttcaatagatCAGTTTGCTATTTGCAACTATCCAGTAGAAAACATGAAATCTGACATCCAGTTACAATACACACTTAATGTTTCTCTAAATCTGTCCTGAAAAATTACTTATGCTCTAATATTTTGCTTGTGTAAGTtattaaacaatcttttattaatattacaaaaagaagtGATGGCAAGATGAGCTTCCATTTAATATTCTAGCAAGAATGTAAATTGGATTCCTTATAAAATGATGGTTTCACAATGCCTAAAAAATGTAGGaggatattttgaaaataaaattaagtatgtaTGAAGAGTCTCATATGTACGACTTGGGCCACATTTGATTCACCAATTTCTGTAAACCAAAATCAAACAATACTAAGTATAATTGTCCTTGAGTGGGTAACTTGCTGTTGTTTTTTAGTGGCTGCTGATTGGAGCagttactgcaattaaaaaaaacaaaagtagacaggaattacagaaaattataatgattcCAGAAACTATGAACAGTTTTTAACATAAGAAGTctgaatataacaaattttatattgaaaaagtaaaaatgacaCGAGACAAgttactaaaacataaaaaaaaatattatttttgtaaaaagagtGAATTTTTGTAGCTTAAATTCAGCACAAAATACCTATTAACAAGAAATGTTTTAAGGAGAGATCTaagaattaaacattatttaattaccaGAACTATTTATTCAgtctcaattttttattaaaataaaaaaaacactaaaattagtTACAATGTCCAATAAATCTAACATTCATtataaactttcaatttttaactaTCTAATGagctcaataaaattaatatacaatttatataaactcAATTTAAAGTTTGCTTGTTTACACTTTTTAGTATTaacaaaagcataaaataaaaagtgtcataggatttcacttaaaataataaaaacgaaaatcacTCGATTAGTAATACAGTTCTTAAAACATCTTCAGGAAGTATTTCCATTACTGCAACAGTACCATCGTTAAAAGGATATAGCAGTTCTCCATCGATCACCAACCCTGCATCTAAGCATTTAGAGTGAACCTAGCAAAATCACATTCaaacattatacataaaatttataaaatatttaagtatatataaaataagtgtacaAGCAAAAATTTATAAGGGCTTTTTATTAACATTCTACTTCAAAAGTTTGCTGGTCTGTGCTGATGATTTTATGTGACACCATTGCCTAATTTAAATGCCTGATATTGAAGCCAAAATTCTCAAAAGGTTCCATAATTCTTAATTATCTTTAAGACATACTGTAATATATGCCTTACTTCAATGACAGAACAGTCAGCACATTCTGTCACAAAATCCcacaaaaaccttttaaaacaatacaaagaaacataaaaaaaaatgtttacacgtCTGATTTACTGTCaagcagtttttataacattacatttatGTGCCATCTACCAggaattttgtaaatgtattcaTGCATACAGAAGTTATGAAACTACACAATTATAAAAGTTGAACGTAAATAGAAATATAGCTATTGGTTATATTTAGTGAAACAGCAAACTTTGCTTTTATTTGTGAGTTTAAGTTGTTTTACATTAATCTAGAATAACGGAACATTGGCTGACCAggatacataatttaaattttctatttattttataaatttaatttaaaattttttaattgacatcatatttacatatatgtagttattgtatttaaacgacttcatatgtttttgtatatatgattgtaattttaatcttttaatttaaaaaaaaaattatgtttgatatgtaattttgtattatatcttatatacaactgatgatgcgggatcccatgaa encodes:
- the LOC142322865 gene encoding uncharacterized protein LOC142322865 isoform X1, with amino-acid sequence MFRQNGGTGCIFCTPIVSVYDCIHSSDTYFPCDAVSKIKIKCNKTHGIDKKEMRKRAQTDNNKMYSNTRAQNTPTFHVVKHLQVPELKKFASSSESSSDEDTENILLQRLGKSKEVTTHKSAYSNSDQLSSENQSDTCKEDKQWLENLKNFRRYNWFDCHAEMRSLLGSTERLQKVNGKNVQRTFSLSDQYHKLDNFISVNERMQKFLQASYERNRNLSASTENLHSMHTKNDHLYRKDHHPHKFTRDLSRTNVTNIEKTSNRLQSSGSNSMALRHQMGVSN